In Dermacentor andersoni chromosome 4, qqDerAnde1_hic_scaffold, whole genome shotgun sequence, the following proteins share a genomic window:
- the LOC129386634 gene encoding uncharacterized protein, whose translation MYDVDPNSFKIGKMANGEETYVCMVALEFANNETLLANRRLREVTHMPGYSSLESGLCHAFFLGPSLVFPPLTVLTAAVFRHIISTGVYSYHWEPLPPDPTQNQLVKFENFEQYFIHNDPQLEWGKVDYSVVLARIHYQNNYLPGLQIYNDTLQKSDTFYCLLDGRVFSVQDKNALYAVRKGHSGGR comes from the exons ATGTACGACGTCGACCCGAACTCGTTCAAG ATCGGCAAGATGGCCAACGGCGAGGAGACGTACGTGTGCATGGTGGCGCTGGAGTTCGCGAACAACGAGACCCTGCTGGCGAACAGGAGGCTGCGCGAGGTGACCCACATGCCCGGCTACAGCTCCCTGGAGAGCGGTCTGTGCCACGCCTTCTTTCTCGGTCCCAGCCTGGTGTTTCCGCCGCTCACCGTGCTCACGGCCGCCGTCTTCCGC CACATCATTTCCACGGGTGTCTACTCGTACCACTGGGAGCCTCTCCCACCAGACCCCACGCAGAACCAGCTCGTAAAGTTTGAAAACTTCGAGCAATACTTCATCCACAACGACCCGCAGCTAGAGTGGGGCAAAGTCGATTACTCCGTGGTCTTGGCCCGAATCCACTACCAGAACAACTACTTGCCGGGCCTCCAAATCTACAACGACACCTTACAGAAAAGCGACACCTTCTACTGCCTCCTGGATGGTCGAGTGTTTAGCGTCCAAGATAAGAACGCCCTGTACGCTGTTCGCAAGGGCCACTCGGGAGGACGCTAG